The Myxococcales bacterium genome window below encodes:
- a CDS encoding SRPBCC domain-containing protein has protein sequence MTKLTLTTEGDTFVIVTRRFAAPPAAVYRAHVEPALLQQWCLGPDGWTMPVCINDARVGGAIRYEWSDGQGGGFHLTGEFLEVEPPHRLVHVERMFLPDPTPDNHVVTTFTADGDGTVVVMRMTLPDRATRDAMLATGMADGMEMGYQRLDRSLAA, from the coding sequence ATGACCAAGCTCACCTTGACCACCGAAGGCGACACGTTCGTCATCGTCACCCGCCGGTTCGCCGCGCCGCCGGCCGCCGTCTACCGCGCCCACGTCGAGCCCGCGCTGCTCCAGCAGTGGTGCCTGGGTCCCGACGGCTGGACCATGCCGGTCTGCATCAACGACGCGCGGGTCGGCGGCGCGATCCGCTACGAGTGGAGCGACGGCCAGGGCGGCGGCTTCCACCTGACCGGCGAGTTCCTCGAGGTCGAGCCGCCGCACCGCCTCGTGCACGTCGAGCGGATGTTCCTGCCCGATCCGACGCCGGACAACCACGTCGTGACGACGTTCACCGCCGACGGCGACGGCACGGTCGTGGTCATGCGCATGACGCTGCCCGACCGCGCGACCCGCGACGCGATGCTCGCGACCGGCATGGCCGACGGCATGGAGATGGGCTACCAGCGCCTCGACCGCAGCCTCGCGGCCTGA